In the Gopherus flavomarginatus isolate rGopFla2 chromosome 6, rGopFla2.mat.asm, whole genome shotgun sequence genome, one interval contains:
- the LOC127054302 gene encoding uncharacterized protein LOC127054302 isoform X2 — MRNAAGGGAGCGVAAAMSLQEDPVQREIHQDWANREYIEVITSSIKKIADFLNSFGNKGRNSDLTAEGWWGADLEKIVQLC, encoded by the exons ATGCGCAAtgcggcagggggcggggctgggtgtggggtggCGGCGGCCATGTCGCTGCAGGAGGACCCGGTGCAGCGCGAGATCCACCAGGACTGGGCCAACCGCGAGTACATCGAAGTGATCACCAGCTCCATCAAGAAGATCGCGGATTTCCTCAACTCCTTCG GTAACAAAGGGCGAAACTCTGACCTAACTGCAGAAGGCTGGTGGGGAGCTGACCTGGAGAAGATTGTGCAGCTGTGCTAG
- the LOC127054302 gene encoding probable protein BRICK1 isoform X1: MSLQEDPVQREIHQDWANREYIEVITSSIKKIADFLNSFDMSCRSRLATLNEKLTALERRIEYIEARVTKGETLT; the protein is encoded by the exons ATGTCGCTGCAGGAGGACCCGGTGCAGCGCGAGATCCACCAGGACTGGGCCAACCGCGAGTACATCGAAGTGATCACCAGCTCCATCAAGAAGATCGCGGATTTCCTCAACTCCTTCG ACATGTCCTGCCGCTCCCGGCTCGCCACCCTCAACGAGAAGCTGACCGCGCTGGAGCGACGGATCGAGTACATCGAGGCCCGG GTAACAAAGGGCGAAACTCTGACCTAA